One window of the Octopus sinensis linkage group LG9, ASM634580v1, whole genome shotgun sequence genome contains the following:
- the LOC115215442 gene encoding histone-lysine N-methyltransferase SETMAR-like encodes MNAIVEQNPRESVREMFQALGVGIATVSRNLRKVGKVKKLEKWVLHELNENQNDRRNEVCSILYMRKTNDAFLEGMPTCDGKFILYDNRKRSGQVIKLSYPHQSWHQLLMFS; translated from the coding sequence ATGAATgcaattgttgaacaaaacccACGTGAAAGTGTAAGAGAAATGTTTCAGGCACTTGGTGTCGGTATTGCAACGGTCTCACGCAATCTGCGGAAAGTTGGTAAGGTGAAAAAGCTCGAGAAATGGGTACTgcatgagctcaatgaaaatcaaaatgataGGCGTAATGAAGTGTGTTCGATCCTTTATATGCGAAAAACCAATGATGCCTTTCTGGAGGGAATGCCCACTTGTGACGGAAAGTTTATCCTTTATGATAACCGTAAACGATCAGGTCAAGTGATAAAGCTTTCATATCCACACCAGAGTTGGCATCAGCTTTTAATGttttcttag